The region AAACGAGAAAAAAAATGTTCTGCCTAAGCCATGAAACTGAAAAGGTAATTAAGTTACAAAAGATTAACCTTCAAGAAATATATAATATGGCTTGCATTTGCATGTTCATACGGCTTCAAAAAGACTAATCATCGAGGAAAGGTAAGGTTACAAAATAATCACAACAGTGCAATGTGCATCATGCTTTAGATAACTTACCATGATCTAATAATGAGCCATCAAGATTATTTTCAGAAAATGAGAGAGCTCTTAGGGAAGATAATGCCTGTATTGCTAATGGGATGCTGCCAACAAAACTGTTCCAACTCAAATCTAAGACCTCCAGATGCTGGAAAGATGCAAAAGCTGGATGACAACAAATTAAAAGAGGGTTACTAAATGAAAACCCTGAAGATGGATATGTTACAAGTCATTTATGATTGCAATAATAATTATGTTAATTAAGTAACAACGAAACAACTTTACCTTCAATTGGTATTGTTCCATTGAAACCATTACTGCTCAAGAGGAGGACTTCCAAATTAGACAAATTAAGAaattatgagagagagagagagagagagagagagagagagtttgataAAAACAATTAGCATAAACTGaaatgaataaataatatttgtatttaatttcttttaagataaacaTGCCTTGGACAGGAAAGGAACTTTCCATTATTTAAGAAGATGAAAGATGAAGAATCTTGAGGGATGGGAGGACAGCTAGACATGATATGATGCTCTTGTTGAAACTGATACCAGAAAGATCTAAACTCTTTAGCCTTTTCAATCTCGATAGGGTCTTACAATTTCTTTGATAAATGTATATGTAGATACATGAAGTAAAGGAAATACCTACGTAATTATGAATTGTAGCTGCATTTCAAGAGGTTGGAGGCTTGACCTTGATACAGCCATGATAGGATTAGAATACACAACTTTATAGTAGTGTCAAGTTGTATTTTGCTAGAAAGTTCAATAAACTAGTATGTATTTTATCTTCAGGTATTCAGTTGGGTTGAAGGGTTCAATTCTTAGAACACCCTGATTCTCGAGTATTTGAAATGTGTAAGATACTAAGATGAGAACTTAGTCATTTCGAGATTTTCCTTTATGTACTGCTTTGATTTGTTTAGATTAATGTTATGTTACTTTGTGGGTTAAACTAAAATGAAAgaggattgttggtgattttagtgtaaCCATGCATATTGTATAgttggaactaacatgtgagtTAAAAAGTTTATAATTTTTACTCTATATTATATGTTTGGAGAGTGTGGAGTGCATACATATATAAGATTGTATTATAAGTTGGTACGACAAAATGGTAGGGGTCAAGGGGGTCGTAGCAGGTCCAAGGGGTAGAGCCTCTGTCTTTGGAAATTTGAATTAGTATCATAGTGAAATATCTGAATTCTAgtgggtgattatggtaaaattgGCAAATCTCGTCAGTTTTGAAAACCATTGATTATGTCATTAATTTTGGGATTTACTTAACTAATTTAGAAGACAGAAACTCTAATTGTCATGTACAAATACGACTCTTCTCTTTGAGCCGGACATACCCTTTTCTCagctcttcttcttctctaaCGAACTCATAAATCTTCTTGCAATTTGGCTTACATTGCCAAGATTCGTAAGTATCTTTTAGGATTATCCTAGACCTCATTTTTGATAACCCGAGCATATGGTAGAAATATCACTTCAGAAAGCGAACCTACGCTATGCATTGGGAATCCGGTTCTCCACTATAAACCCTAGCGTATTTCAGATTTAACATGCTTTTCTTTTATATCCATATCATTAAATACAGTGTACGTACCAACCAAAGTCCAAAAAGATAGGCATCTTTGGTTGGAGACCTTCGGACACAAATCTCAATTTATCTGAAATACAATACTTACTAGTGAGTTATTAAAACATTAGCCTATTCTATGTGTCATATGTGCGGACAATGTAGTAATAGATTGTGTAGAGTATCTTCTTTGTTACGTGTAGAGTCTCTTGTTTGTTGCACAAACACACAGAAACATatgttatgtagcaatagatgGCTTGTAAGCAGAACCAACATTGCAATTTGCATATACTCTCAAAATTACTAGCCTATTTATACCATCATCCATATATCAAAACAAACACCAATAAATACATACAAAAGCAAGTTTGAGTATATTCTATTTGACATTAACGTTAAGGAGTACCTATTTGTGAAAGGGTGTGGCAAGCTTGCTTACTAATTTATGAAAGAAGTAATAACATGTGAACATACAATCTTCAACCCAGTCCAACCACCTTCTACGCCAGTGAGGATTGATGTAAAGAAGTGCAAAAAATCCAAATAATACCACAATACATGTGGAACTAGAACTTCCATAGAAAGATGTCATGTTGATATCATACCATTTGTCATTGTCTTCTTCAACTGATGGATGGGTCACCTGTGAATTAGTCGTGCATTTCTTCTCTAGTGGCGGTCCACAAAGAAGTGGATTCCCTTCATAGCTTGCCTCTGTGAATGTACCAAATTGTGATTTCATTTCTGGGAGTCTGCCTGATAGATTGTTGTGAGAAACATTGAAAATAGACAGAGAAGTCAGCTTAATAAGTTCTGATGGAAGTTTTCCAGTCAAACCATTTGAAGAAAGGTCCAAGCTCTCTATATTTGCAAGATTTGAAAAGTTTACTGGAATAGGTCCAATCAGCTGATTGTGAGACAGGTTCAAAGCACGAATCTGTGTTAACAACCCCAATTCTTCTGGAATTTCACTTGTAAGTTTGTTACATGATAGATCCAATCCCGACATGATATCAAGAATGTCACCTTTGTAGGGGAGAGAGAGACTTTTTGTTGTAAACCGAACTTCGTCTTGTGTTTCAAACATCCAATTGAGCCTTTGGGGATAAAACATCTTATTTAGAACACTACTGTGAGTATAAAATGACATAATACTGTAAGTCATAAGGCTTTTTTCTATGAAAGCGAGGTGGACAGGACCAGTAATATTTTGTAGGCAGCTAGGTATTGAACCAAAGAGTGAGTTATAAGATACATCTATCAAGCTTGCATTACTTAATTTGCACAACTGCTTCGGAATCACACCACTAAAGTTATTTTTTCTCAAAAGAAGAATCCTTAATTTGGATAGTTCTCCAAGAAATTCGGGAATCATGCCTGATAAGTTATTGTTGCCTATGTCCAAAGTCAAAACATTAGTCAAATTGCGGAAGGCATTAGGCACCGATCCTGTGAATCTATTAGAACCCAAATGAAGATGCTCCATATATTGCAAATCTAAGCAAGATGGGATGGGCCCAGAGAAAGAATTTTGTGAGATATCCAGAAACGAGAATTGAGCTGTTCCACATGGAAAGCTGCCTTCTAAACTATTATTTCTTGCCAGGAGTTCGCACCTGACATCAACTCCTCTCATGTTGCTAATCCAAGCAGGGATCATGCCAGTAAAAAAGTTATTGCTAATATCCAGAACACTCAGACCTTCATAAATTTCCGTGCTCTTAGTTCCAATTTCCCCTGTGAAATTATTGCTATCTAAGTGAATTCTACGGAAGTTACCCAAGCGTAAGTTTCCTGATAGTACCTGACCATGCAATTTGTTCCTTGATAATTTTAATATACTTATCTGAGAGTGGTTTGTAAGGAATTCCTTTGGGACTTCTCCTGATAACTCATTGTCAGATAAATCCATTATCAATAATTCACTCAAATTACATATTGAAGACGGGATAACACCACTTAAGGCATTCCTAGACAGATTTAAAACAGATATGTAAGGAAGGAACTTTTGCATTTCTTCCGGAATAGTACCATTCATGTGATTTTCAGAGATATCCAAACCgttcatattagaattcgtaAGTAATGGCATAAGAATAATACCACCAAAGGAGTTGTTCCTTAGATTAAGAATTTGTAGATTCACATTATTATCAATCAACCAATTTGGAAACTGTCCCTCCAAGGAGTTGTGAGATACGTCTACCAATATTAACTCTCGTTGGTGAAGTAGAAACCTAGGAACAACTTGTCCTTTACGCCTGTTCACATTGCAATTGGATAGCGCTAAAATTTTCAACTGGAACATTGGAATCCAACCAATAGGCTCTTCTGTTTCCACCTCAAATTTGTTGTTGTCGCTGCTAAATACAACTACCTCAAGCTTTGTATGATTGGAGAACGAGCTGAACGAGAATGAACCTTCAAATTTGTTATGACTAAAATCAACGTACTCAAGAG is a window of Lactuca sativa cultivar Salinas chromosome 1, Lsat_Salinas_v11, whole genome shotgun sequence DNA encoding:
- the LOC111910632 gene encoding receptor-like protein 56; the encoded protein is MNLSMSTVATKIERWASSIWWLLMMMIAILIFRPTQGGCIEEERRALLDIKSSFINSYDSNPEHLLPTWIDYGNGSECCDWERVKCNTTTGHVTELSLCNVNEISNQHVSYGFRGYWPLNVSLFLHFEELTSLNLSNNYLDGAIMKTELGKLKSLKKLEILDLSRNFDIDNGIIPSLGALTSLKILDLSTTDLGGYFPTNGKSLHPFFTYIAEFAALENLEMLDLTGCHFSGTFQIQGSERVSILNKLEILNLGGNNFNDSLITSLRFIPSLKTLDLHGIALSRSFPAQELAHLTNLEKLDLSFTGLKGIPNIEACKQLSRLKRLESIVLPSNNFNKSIISCLSSLPSLKILDLSVSFLWGSSFPFQVSYPANSEFDMLPTLEALFLKTNGFRGTLPMEAFTSLHNLEVLDLRENNFVGIIPSAIQALSSLRVVSFANNKLNGSLPDGFCELKNLRELDLSDNMFDGSLPQCFSSLSSLKLLDISSNQFTGKLLPSLIANLTSLEYVDFSHNKFEGSFSFSSFSNHTKLEVVVFSSDNNKFEVETEEPIGWIPMFQLKILALSNCNVNRRKGQVVPRFLLHQRELILVDVSHNSLEGQFPNWLIDNNVNLQILNLRNNSFGGIILMPLLTNSNMNGLDISENHMNGTIPEEMQKFLPYISVLNLSRNALSGVIPSSICNLSELLIMDLSDNELSGEVPKEFLTNHSQISILKLSRNKLHGQVLSGNLRLGNFRRIHLDSNNFTGEIGTKSTEIYEGLSVLDISNNFFTGMIPAWISNMRGVDVRCELLARNNSLEGSFPCGTAQFSFLDISQNSFSGPIPSCLDLQYMEHLHLGSNRFTGSVPNAFRNLTNVLTLDIGNNNLSGMIPEFLGELSKLRILLLRKNNFSGVIPKQLCKLSNASLIDVSYNSLFGSIPSCLQNITGPVHLAFIEKSLMTYSIMSFYTHSSVLNKMFYPQRLNWMFETQDEVRFTTKSLSLPYKGDILDIMSGLDLSCNKLTSEIPEELGLLTQIRALNLSHNQLIGPIPVNFSNLANIESLDLSSNGLTGKLPSELIKLTSLSIFNVSHNNLSGRLPEMKSQFGTFTEASYEGNPLLCGPPLEKKCTTNSQVTHPSVEEDNDKWYDINMTSFYGSSSSTCIVVLFGFFALLYINPHWRRRWLDWVEDCMFTCYYFFHKLVSKLATPFHK